TCTCCTCTtcagatatttttaaaatgtgatGAAAATGGATCGAACACGTGGACCTTTAGATCTTCACTCTTACACTCTTCCAACTAAGCTATCCTCGCAATTATAagtaaaaatgataataattatattgagtATGAATTGCATCGAATTTCCCTTACTTGATCCAACAACACAAAATTCAAGTGCATTAAATGATAACTAAGctatgcatattttaaaaatgttatttcaaCTACATTAAATGAAAACCGAGGTATggatattctaaaaatatagtGAAAGTGAATCGACCAGGTGACTCTTCAAGTATTTAGTCTAACACCCTCCTCTatggatatttttaaaatgtgatGAACGTGGACCGAACACATGATCTTCAGATCTTCATTCTGACGCTCTCCCAATGAGCTATCCTCACAactataagtaaaaataataataattacattgaGTATTAATTCCATCGAATTTCCCTTCCTTGATCCAACAACCCAAAATTCAAGTACATTAAATGATAACTAAGctatgcatattttaaaaatgttatttcaaCTACATTAAATGACAAGTGCgctatgtatatttttaaaaaataaaggctATGAAAGCGGACTGAAGACGTGACCCTTGAAGAATTTAGTCTAACACTCTCCATTTATCGACATTTTTAAAATGCGATGAACATGGATCAAACACGTGACCATTAGATCatcacactacaccaaaacaggcttttagtgacgtttatagcggcgtttttaaatcaattaatagcGGCGAGTTTaaataaacgccgcaaattatAAGCAATAGCGGCGATTTCCCAAAAACGCAGCAAAAGAGTTAGGTAAACGATACCGTTTTCTTAGTGAGCTTCATagacattagtggcgctttaagCAAAATGCCGCAAAAGTCAAACATGTAAAAGagctgcaaaactattaaacaaacgacatcgttttattttaggtttagagacattagtggcgcttataaggaaacgccgcaaaagatcaTGTATTAGCGGCACTTTCTTCAAAGCGCcacaaaagtttttattaaacaaCGTCGTTTACATGTTGAGGTTTAGACACATTAGTGGAGCTTTACGAAAAACGCCGCATAAGtcaatcattagcggcgctttaagGGAAGCGCCGcataaagcgccgcaaaaagttTTAagcaaacggcgtcgtttttcTGTTGAACTTTAGagacattagtggcgctttacaAAAAACGCAACAAAAGTCAAACATTAGCGGTGCTTTATCGAAAGTGCCACAATAGTTTTAGGCAAACGACGacgtttttttttaagatttagagACATTAGTGACACATTCCTAAAAACGTCGCAAAAGTCaagaattagcggcgttttcaaaATAGCGCCGCAATTATAAAAATGCCACAGAaataaagcgccgcaaaaagatTTAAGCAAACGATGTCGTTTTTTTTGTGGAGGTTTAGatacattagtggcgctttacaAAAAACGCTGCAAAATTCAAGTATTAACGGCGCTTTtttgaaaacgccgcaaaaagttAAGCAAAACAACCTTTTTTTGTTGAGCTTTAAACGCATTGGCGGGTTAGGGATTATGGGTTTAGGCCTTACggtttattgtttattgtttaagggttaaagtttaaggtttaaggtttatatatgttttatgattcagggtttagggtttatagtttatatatgttctatgatttagggtttaagaaaTATAGGTTaaaaatttagggattatggtgtaagagttgggatttaaggtttaggtgttTGGGGTTAAGGGTTAGTGGTTTAGGGGGTTATAGTTAATGTTTTATGATTCAAGGTTTAGGGGATATGAATTAATGGTTTATGTATTATGGTTTGTGGTTTATCATTTGAGGTTGGGGCTTAAGGTGTAGgtgttaggggttaagggtgatggtttatgatttacaggtttaagatttagggttgaaGGGATAAGAgagtttaaagtttagggtttagagtttatgGGTTATTATTTGGGGTTTgtgggtttaaggtttaagggtttagggtatatgatctAGTGTCTAAGGAATAGAGTTTacaatttatggtttttagGATAAgggttatggtttagggtttaggttaattactatttttgaaaaatacaaccTGACTTCACcgaattaaatttctaaattgaaGTTTTAGAAAATACAAACACTATTCGGATTAAGTTCCtactataaattttaagtaaaatgcaAGCACTATAAATCAAATTTCccatttaatataattaaaaataatgtcatattattgtatgatattttaattttttaaaattattaaatatttggaaatttttaacagtagtGGCGTTTGGACCAGAAACGCTGcaaaaatgtgtttaaaattatataaaacgacgctgtttggttacatgaatttgatttttagtggcgtttttatcaaaaatgccACAGAAGGTatgcaatagcggcgtttttttttatagaaatgccgcaaatatatatcaaaatgtgtatgaaaacgacgtcgtttgcttaaatgattttaactctttagtggcgtttttatctgaaacgccgcaaaatgttagctttagcggcgtttttctgAAAATGTCGCAACTTCGTATTagaaaatgttcagaatgtcgCCGTTTCGTTTGAGGAACAGTTCAATTATTCAAAACGTCGTCGTTCTGCTTAGCGTCacattttttccccttttccgCACCCAGCCCctaaatttagttttctttcccTTCCAAATCCCTAATTCCCTTTCGAAATCTCTTCCACATCTCTAATTCCAGTCATTCACTGAGTCGATCCTGTAGAACTGCTGctggtttttattttagtttattcgaTTCTTCATCTCGTCGGTTTAGTTATTCAATTCTTCACAGCATTTAGACGAAGACAGACCAGTGGGGATTATGTTTTTTGGGTAAGCATGAACCggtttcatttctcttttttttttcgtgtttagggtttgggttatTCATGTTTGAGTGAGCTTTTCCGTGGAATTTACTTGTTTGTATCGTTAAAATTGATGTTCGTCcatggttttagggttttcgAACACATAAAacttctcttttttcttatttgaacCTAATTTATCGTTAAATAGAAGTAGATATATTCTGTTTGTATGATTTCTGGGTTGACATATTCTTCTCAGCTGAATgctaataataacaataatatgaTGAAACAGTGGAGTAATTTCTGATGTGATGGCCTTCATTTCACTCACTAGTTGCATGTTTATTGTTCATGCACTGATTAAACAAGATttaaaaaaggctaaaagcaTGAGCATGCAACACTGAATTGTCAAATACTCAATAGTATAAGATTGAAATGGTGTTATTTTGCAGGAAGAATGGGTGATTTGCAGAATAATACACAAAACAGGCGAGAAGAAAAATGGGGTAGCTGCTGCCCAAGGACAAGGCTATCTCTTGGAACTTTCTTCAATATCTTCAATAGCAAAGCAACAACTTGCTTTCGTCCACTGCTTGAAATCCCAATTCCGTTTAGAATCTCAAGCTCAAACTTCAGTGCAGGCTGCCCCTAACTCTTTTATGGAAAACGACCTGAAAAAGCCTAATAAACCCAGTTGTGTATCCAACTAATGGTTCCAACCCTCCTTTTCAGCCACTTCCACCTAGCACACATGTCAAAGTtgatagataaatttattgttatatcGATTTTTAACTGCCACATCACCCTCCGATAAAAGTTTTAACGCACTTAAcgaaaatggataaaaaaaacaatctcaattagttgagtgaccaaattaaaaataaattaatagttagtgactaaaaagaaaatggacAATAATTAGATGACCTGTGATGGAGTCTACCCAAATCTTTTTAAaagcgtatatatatatttataaatgtcATCATTCtagaatcaatttataaatgtcacaaatattaaatcattaaattgcatgtttcaaaacaaaattattaattcatttttaagaTTAGTAATTAATAGAAATAGGATGAAAAACATTCATACTAAACttaactaaacaaatttataatttggtcactCATGTTTTCgaaattatttgttttctttactcGAATGTTAAGTGGCGCttgttttaattgatataataattattttagtcctcaattttatattttctatcaatttgaccttgattttatgcaaaaattataaaaaaaacccttcaaagtataaaatagaaatttttatataaaaattctagaaaaataaaatcttgaatATGTTGTTTAGAagtgtccatgggccgggccaggccaaGAAAAAATTTCAGCCTGCATCCTAGGCCctgcccaaaatatgggcctaaaatttttcctaggcccagcccgggaaaaaattcctaagcccgagcccagCCGGTCCgacctattttttaataaatacaaaaaattattttaaaaataaaaaaataaaaaagtattttaaaaatattttaaaattaaaaaaattaaaaaaatatatttattatatttgggcCGAGCTGAGCCGGGCCcgagccaaaaaagtggtgcccgaggcccgacccgttttctaaacgggcttcattttttttacccaaacccatattttgggcctatatttttacccgaaccctcccatatttcgggcgggccgtcgggccggacCGAGCCGCCCGGCCTATGGACACCTCTAATGTTGTTAcaaaactaaattgtataagaaataaataaaattagtatttaatagaatctaataataaattaaaaatgaaataaaaagttagaTCATTACATACTTCATCAATGTTTCTCGAAACCaaattagtaatattattaAGTTGAGCTTCATGTCCTTAAAGAACATCTAGAACTGATATTGCAAAGGCTTATGAAATTGACCTTGATGCCATTTTTTTTCAGCCAAAAGCTATTATgtttcaaatttaattcaatttttcattacatttaaattatttttgaaactcaaattggaaaaagaaatcatattcaaattttatcttttgtaaaaattatgtCAAGAAACGAAGAGGTAAAAACAGAGAACAAATAAATCagtttaatgtttgttttcTATGTTTGTTTTAAAGAACAGTATTGGATATttcaatatacataatataGAGAATTTCTGTAGGGTTTAAAACAATTATTCCTCATTTTCtctcactttatttatttttgaaattttatcaattttatttaatttttaattttataattttctaaaattttaaaataatttattttttactattttatatattatcaagatgctaaaatataaaacttaaaaaaactaaaataacaattatgttaatttaaaaataccacTTAACAATGGAGTATGTAAGAAATTGTCCAAGAGTTAAATCCAAAACGTAAtatcaacaacacaagttatTCACTACAACAccaataactatatatatatatatatattattatacctaATACAAGTCATTTACTAGTATATTAGACATTCTTATACCCTGCTTTCCCATACTTTCccatgatgatgatgatgatgatgatgatgatgttccAATTGAGCACCAAGATGACTGCAAAACTTGTTAGTATTGTCCAAGATGAATGGAAAggacatttcaatggattttagaCCTCATATCTATCTTTCAACTTTTGAGAGCAGGTTCAAGGTTTTATCAAGTAGAAATGTCAGTATGAAATACCCAAAATGCCAACTAATAATGGCAGACAGCAAAGCaaaaagctaaaagaaaatatgggaTTTCTTACTAATAATGCTGCCTTTCTGGAACCCACCACAGAAGTGACTGCCTCATTATTTTGCCTGTTTTTATCTTCACTTTCTTCCTTGTTTTGCTATTGTACCCACaacattctttcttcttcactgtTTTTATCAAGCATCCAGTCAAggtaattttctttcatttgcttAATCCATGACATGCTTTTCATTGCTTAGTTCATGACTATGCAATGATTGTTTTTATTATCTGCTTCAGTTATAGCAGTTTGCTTTGTAAGATAGTCAAGGGAGTGAACTTCACTGCTTCATTTTCAGTTCTAATCTCTCAACACTTTTCAGCCAGTAGGTCAGGCAATTTCTGCTTCCCATTCTTTGATCCTTAAATATGCAATTCAGCtcatttgaaaatttgtttGCTTATTATCAACTCATGACATGGTTTCCTTTGCTTTTACATGACAAGAAAGATGAATAATTGTAATAAGATCTGAAGCTATGATTTCCTCTGCTGATTATCAACAGTTTTAGATTTCAAGAGTGGATGATCAGCAGACATAATCTACTATAGTTAGAAATTAATACCAAAAGAGCTACCCAGAAGCAATATAATGTTGAAATCCCAAACTGTTGAACATTTTACCTCTTAATATTCTGTTGCACACTTGAATCTAGCATTTTCTATACATTGAGAGGTTAATTCTGGATATACAAATTTCATCATGTTTCTGTCTGCCACCCATCCATGGCTCCATCTAATAAACGCCATTGCTTGAAACTTGCATTCATGCTTACACTGATACATCAAAAAGACAATACATTCACAGATTTTCATTATCTGCTACTGTTATATATGATTGCGTTGCAGGGACATAGCAATGGAGTACGTAGAGCCTGTTCTTGGCATTGCAAATTGTCTTGGAACTCCAGCTTGTAAATACTTGCAATATCACAGAAAGCTCAATGATTATGTGAGAAACTTCAAGAGGATGAGAGATGAGTTGAATTGCAAAATGGAAGATATAGAGCTGCAATTGAAAGCAGAGCTTCTTCGTCCTCTGGGGAAGATACCGAAGAAGGGAGTTGAAAATTGGTTGAAAGCTGTGAAAGAGATGATTAGGGAAGCACAAGTTGTTGAAAACAAAGTCAGTAACGGGAGATATCTCTGTCGTGCTTGCAACGGGAAGCTGGTTGATGAAAAGACTCGAgaaatgaaggaatttcttgatAACGCTCCTAATGCCTCTGAAGGTCTTGCTATGGATGGTCCAAGTGCTGGGTTGCCACTGCCAACATCAGAACTAGTTGGAGAAGAAGCTGTCAGAAATGAGATTTGGGCGTGTTTGATGCAGGAGGAGGTGAGCAAGATTGGGGTTTGGGGGATGGGCGGTGTGAGTAAAACCACTATCATGAAGCACATCCACAATGATCTTTTGAAAGAACAAAGATTCAAAAGGGTAATCTGGGTTACCATATCAAAGGAGTTCAATGTAATGAAGGTACAAGATGATATTGCAGGTGCTTTGAAGTTGAAGGAAGATTGGCCCAGAGAAGGAGACAAGCTCAGACGAGCAGCAATCTTGTCAGAAATGCTGAAGAAGGCAGGAAAGCATGTTCTAATCCTAGATGATGTGTGGGATAAAGTCTCTCTAGAGGAAGTTAGGATCCCCGAGCCAAGTAGCAGCAATGGCTGCAAGTTGGTGTTGACAACCCGTTCGGAGCATGTCTGTAAGTATATGGGTTGTAAGGTGATAAAAGTGAAGCCCCTTTCAGAAGAAGAGGCATTGATACTATTCTTGAATAAAGTTGGACCTAACATAGTTTAAAGTCCAACTATAATGCCAACTCTGAAGCTTGTTGTCAAGGAATGTGCGGGTCTACCTCTTACAATTGTCGTGGTAGCTGGTACCATGAAAGGAGAATATAACCATCGTATTTGGAAAAATGTACTCAAAGATTTGAAAGAGAGAATAGGGAAAGTGGAAGGAGTGGAAGCTGAGGTAATCGAGCGCTTGAAATTTAGTTTCGATCACTTGAAAGATGAGAAAGTAAAAGATTGCTTCTTGTATTGTGCATTATATCCTGAAGATTATGAAATTCGTAAGGTTGAACTAATCGAGTGTTGGATTGCTGAGATATTCATGGACGAGATGGACACAAGACAAGAAATGGAAGATAAAGGCCTTACTATTTTGAAAAGGTTAGAAGATAACGGCTTGTTGGAAAATATTACCACTAAATTTGGTTTACATGGTATAAAGATGCATGATGCAGTGAGAGACATGGCATTGTCGATCACAAGAATGAATCCTCGATATATGATAAAAGCAGGTTTGCAATTAGAAGATTTACCAGAAAAGCAGCAATGGAGTCCGGATATTGAGAAAGTGTCACTTATGTATAACTCCATATCAGAAATTTCCTTAGATGTGCTACCCACAAAATGCCAACTGCTCACAACCTTGTTATTGCAGCATAACCCTATAAAGAAGATCCCGTATTCTTTCTTCACAAACATGCCTTGTCTTAGTGTTCTCAATTTGTCCTTCACAAAGATCGAGAGTTTACCAAATTCCATCTCTGAACTAAAGAACCTCACAACATTGTTACTTCGTGGTTGTCGAGAATTAAGAGATCTGCCTTGTCTTTCGAGGCTTCAAGAATTGAAGAAGTTGGATCTTCGTCTGACTGAAATTGAGGAAGTCCCTGAAGGCATGGATATGCTGATAAAGCTAAGATATCTTGATCTTAGAGTGCACACTCTGAAAGAGATACCCGCTGGACTTTTACCAAAACTCGTTCACCTTCAGCACTTGAGTTTTGATGTGGGCAATGAAAAAACAATTCTAAAGGCAGAGGAGATGGAACCATTGAAGAGGTTGGAGTGCTTTGACGGACGTTTCGAAGACATCGGTGAATTCAATAAGTTCATCTCCTCAATGCAACAAAGtaagaaaaatctcatcaaGTACTATTTACAGGTGGGCTTATTTAGTATGGGCTCAGCTGATATGACTCATAGAAGAGATAAAAGATTAACAATTGGAGGAGACCAGAATTGGGAAGGTGAGTTAATTATGCACCCAATTGAAATTCAAgagttgaatattttaaagtgCGACTATTTGAGAAACTTAGTCGATGATAATTCTTCCTTCAAAAATGCGATTGACTTGAGGGTTTGTAGGATTTTGTTTTGTGAAGGGATAGAGTGTGTTGTTTCCCTGTCCTCTTTTGCCTCTTCTTCCGCTCATCCATTTCAAAACCTCGAGATGTTGTATCTTCTAGGTCTGCCAAAGTTGAGTGCCCTTATTATGAAAGATGCAGGAATTGGTTCAGCAACATCATCAACATTGGCTCCGTCTACCACCTTTTCCCATCTCAAGGAAATTAAGATAGTGAACTGCTCAAGTATGAAGACGTTGCTTCCACATTGGTTACTTCCAAACCTCCAAAATCTGGAAGATATTAGGGTGGAAGAATGTCACGAGTTAGTAGAAATATTGGGAGCAGCAGCATCAGAAGTTGAAGAAAAAGGGAGTGATGCATTAATCAAATTCCATCTTCCCAAATTGAGAAAGTTGGAATTGTGGGTATTACCAAATTTGAAGAGCATTTGCAGCAAAAGTGGAGTGATGGTTTGTGATTCTCTCCAATTGATCAGTGTTATGTTTCTCGGTAATAAACTGAAGAGAATTCCTCCATTTGTTCCCCTTGTTGGCAATGGGCAGCCATTTGCATATGCTCCACCTTCTCTTACCATCAGGTCAAGCACAGAATGGTGGGAATCGTTGGAGTGGGATGACCatccaaactttaaaaatctCTTTTGAGGATAAGCGGTATGAACCATTTatgatttagtttattttttttattctgatAAAATTTCTGGAAAcattaagatttaaaaaataataaatgcttcctttttaaaacataatatttattaaaaaattataataggATTCATTCATATGTAAACGTAACAtagttctaaaaattaaataatattttaaattatgaggactaaatgagaaaattaaaaggtgaaatccttttaaaataaattaaaaacattaaggGATTATGTTGCAAATAACCCTCCACGTTTCCTATCTATGAAAgacattttccttttcttttaatttgtgaTGGCTaagttggaaaataaaaatgaaaaacttagtttccttctttttaaaaaatttttagttttaaatactgaaaatatttttaaaagaaaaagtcaaaacaGTTATCGATGCTTtaggtcttgggttcaaattttttaaaaatt
This sequence is a window from Gossypium raimondii isolate GPD5lz chromosome 5, ASM2569854v1, whole genome shotgun sequence. Protein-coding genes within it:
- the LOC105768313 gene encoding LOW QUALITY PROTEIN: probable disease resistance protein At1g61300 (The sequence of the model RefSeq protein was modified relative to this genomic sequence to represent the inferred CDS: substituted 1 base at 1 genomic stop codon) — encoded protein: MPTNNGRQQSKKLKENMGFLTNNAAFLEPTTEVTASLFCLFLSSLSSLFCYCTHNILSSSLFLSSIQSSYSSLLCKIVKGVNFTASFSVLISQHFSASRDIAMEYVEPVLGIANCLGTPACKYLQYHRKLNDYVRNFKRMRDELNCKMEDIELQLKAELLRPLGKIPKKGVENWLKAVKEMIREAQVVENKVSNGRYLCRACNGKLVDEKTREMKEFLDNAPNASEGLAMDGPSAGLPLPTSELVGEEAVRNEIWACLMQEEVSKIGVWGMGGVSKTTIMKHIHNDLLKEQRFKRVIWVTISKEFNVMKVQDDIAGALKLKEDWPREGDKLRRAAILSEMLKKAGKHVLILDDVWDKVSLEEVRIPEPSSSNGCKLVLTTRSEHVCKYMGCKVIKVKPLSEEEALILFLNKVGPNIVXSPTIMPTLKLVVKECAGLPLTIVVVAGTMKGEYNHRIWKNVLKDLKERIGKVEGVEAEVIERLKFSFDHLKDEKVKDCFLYCALYPEDYEIRKVELIECWIAEIFMDEMDTRQEMEDKGLTILKRLEDNGLLENITTKFGLHGIKMHDAVRDMALSITRMNPRYMIKAGLQLEDLPEKQQWSPDIEKVSLMYNSISEISLDVLPTKCQLLTTLLLQHNPIKKIPYSFFTNMPCLSVLNLSFTKIESLPNSISELKNLTTLLLRGCRELRDLPCLSRLQELKKLDLRLTEIEEVPEGMDMLIKLRYLDLRVHTLKEIPAGLLPKLVHLQHLSFDVGNEKTILKAEEMEPLKRLECFDGRFEDIGEFNKFISSMQQSKKNLIKYYLQVGLFSMGSADMTHRRDKRLTIGGDQNWEGELIMHPIEIQELNILKCDYLRNLVDDNSSFKNAIDLRVCRILFCEGIECVVSLSSFASSSAHPFQNLEMLYLLGLPKLSALIMKDAGIGSATSSTLAPSTTFSHLKEIKIVNCSSMKTLLPHWLLPNLQNLEDIRVEECHELVEILGAAASEVEEKGSDALIKFHLPKLRKLELWVLPNLKSICSKSGVMVCDSLQLISVMFLGNKLKRIPPFVPLVGNGQPFAYAPPSLTIRSSTEWWESLEWDDHPNFKNLF